The following coding sequences are from one Chloroflexota bacterium window:
- a CDS encoding HRDC domain-containing protein, whose product MSKHTDPLPDLCLAPPSSLATVCEALRAESIIAVDTESDSLFSYFEKTCLLQFSTRARDYIVDPLGVHAAPLAAVFADPGIEKVFHAAEYDIFCMKRDYQFEFVHLFDTMIAARILGWKNVGLGTILQDRFGIALNKKMQRADWGHRPLTQEHLDYAREDTHYLLALRDIQIVELEKLERLEEAREEFERLARVEPTPRRFDPDGYWNINGARDLDPVGLGILRELYRWRDGEARRQDRPAFKIAGDHTLMRLATDRPSSVRALAHIGGLTNYTVHRYGDALLEALERGRHSPQTAPPRPHARRDGQLDPAARNRLGRLKEWRKERAAERGVETDVIAPNDALIAIALKNPRTLDALIEVSGLGAWKANAYGEDLFDALRGKKKK is encoded by the coding sequence ATGTCGAAACACACTGACCCATTACCTGATCTTTGTCTCGCGCCGCCGTCATCGCTCGCGACCGTGTGCGAAGCGTTGCGCGCTGAATCCATCATCGCGGTGGATACGGAATCGGACAGTTTGTTCTCGTACTTTGAGAAAACCTGTCTCTTGCAATTTTCTACGCGCGCGCGCGATTACATCGTAGACCCGCTTGGCGTTCATGCCGCGCCGCTCGCGGCGGTGTTTGCCGACCCCGGCATCGAAAAAGTTTTCCACGCCGCCGAGTACGACATCTTTTGCATGAAACGCGATTACCAGTTTGAATTCGTCCATCTCTTCGACACGATGATCGCGGCGCGCATTCTCGGTTGGAAAAATGTCGGGCTGGGCACGATCTTGCAAGACCGCTTTGGCATCGCGCTGAACAAAAAAATGCAACGCGCCGATTGGGGGCATCGTCCGTTGACGCAAGAGCACCTGGACTACGCGCGCGAGGATACGCACTATTTGCTAGCGCTGCGCGATATCCAAATCGTCGAGCTAGAAAAACTAGAACGCCTCGAAGAAGCGCGCGAGGAATTTGAGCGTTTAGCGCGCGTCGAGCCGACGCCGCGCCGCTTCGACCCCGACGGCTACTGGAACATCAACGGCGCGCGCGATCTCGATCCGGTGGGCTTGGGGATTCTACGGGAGTTATATCGCTGGCGCGACGGGGAAGCGCGACGCCAGGATCGTCCCGCCTTCAAAATCGCGGGCGATCATACGCTGATGCGGCTGGCGACGGATCGCCCCAGTTCGGTGCGCGCGCTCGCGCACATCGGCGGTCTGACCAATTACACCGTGCATCGCTACGGCGACGCGTTGCTCGAAGCGTTGGAACGCGGACGCCATTCGCCGCAAACCGCGCCTCCGCGCCCGCACGCGCGCCGCGATGGACAACTCGATCCGGCGGCGCGCAATCGGTTGGGTCGGCTGAAGGAATGGCGCAAAGAACGCGCGGCGGAACGCGGCGTCGAGACCGATGTGATCGCGCCGAACGACGCGCTCATCGCGATTGCGCTCAAGAATCCGCGCACGCTCGACGCGTTGATCGAAGTGAGCGGGCTGGGCGCGTGGAAAGCGAACGCGTATGGCGAGGATTTGTTCGACGCGTTGCGGGGGAAAAAGAAAAAGTAG
- a CDS encoding prolipoprotein diacylglyceryl transferase, producing the protein MHPTVDLFFFELPSYTALVMLGCAAGLITAYLYLRWRRVAGRRRFLDAALVVFVAAWLGGRAYHVALNWDYYAARPDEIAQFGLGGLALRGAFIAGALALVAYARVRGVSFTSFADASALGLCSGQAIGWYGALVHGANYGVVSENRFALDLADLYGLIQPRFPLQHIEIVLFITLFIGLLMLASRKPRAGVLCVVYLLGASSAQFILGFQRGDATVRLGAWRVDQLVDVGLILLALVLGARQTLTTRSELIAHVETH; encoded by the coding sequence ATGCACCCCACTGTTGACTTGTTCTTTTTCGAGTTACCCTCTTACACCGCGCTTGTGATGCTGGGTTGCGCGGCAGGGTTGATCACGGCGTACCTTTACCTGCGTTGGCGTCGCGTTGCCGGACGACGCCGGTTCCTCGATGCTGCGCTCGTCGTGTTCGTTGCCGCGTGGCTCGGCGGGCGCGCGTATCATGTCGCGTTGAACTGGGACTATTACGCGGCGCGACCGGATGAAATCGCGCAGTTCGGTCTGGGCGGGCTGGCGCTGCGCGGCGCGTTCATCGCCGGCGCGCTGGCGCTCGTCGCGTATGCGCGCGTGCGGGGTGTCTCGTTCACCTCTTTCGCCGATGCGAGCGCGCTCGGCTTGTGTAGCGGTCAAGCCATTGGTTGGTACGGCGCGCTCGTCCATGGCGCGAATTACGGCGTCGTCAGCGAGAATCGTTTTGCGCTCGATCTGGCAGATTTGTATGGCTTGATCCAACCGCGTTTTCCATTGCAACATATTGAAATCGTTTTGTTTATCACTCTGTTTATTGGACTGTTGATGTTGGCGTCGCGCAAACCGCGCGCGGGCGTGTTGTGCGTCGTTTATCTACTCGGCGCGTCCAGCGCGCAATTCATCCTGGGTTTTCAACGCGGCGACGCGACCGTGCGCCTGGGCGCATGGCGCGTGGATCAACTGGTGGATGTGGGGTTGATCCTCCTTGCGCTCGTGCTCGGCGCGCGTCAAACTCTCACAACTCGTTCGGAACTCATCGCTCATGTCGAAACACACTGA
- the dnaN gene encoding DNA polymerase III subunit beta has translation MKVSCLQENLAKGLSVVSRAVASRSTLPVLGNVLLATDQGRLKIAATNLELAVSCWIGAKVEEDGATTVPARTLIDFVNSLPGERVDMSLNVRTQTLHIKCARYDANIKGIDAAEFPIIPTIGDGKKIELEPDTLREMIEQVTFAAATDESRPVLTGVLTKFENDRATFAAADGFRLSVRSAALSKPVEQPVSVIVPAKALQEVGRVSGDQDEPIVIAVTENQSQALFHLTNIEIVSQLVEGVFPDFTRIIPDKSTTRTTVSTAEWQSAVKASSVFAREAMNTIRLQIASGTDGGVGKMTITATSAESGDNLGEIDAQVDGDAVEIAFNARYLSDVLGVLHSAQVALETAGSSSPGVIRAVGRDDFTHVIMPMHINK, from the coding sequence ATGAAGGTCTCGTGCTTGCAAGAAAATCTTGCCAAAGGTCTTTCGGTCGTCAGTCGCGCCGTCGCGTCGCGTTCGACGCTGCCCGTGCTCGGCAACGTGTTGCTCGCGACCGATCAGGGACGGCTAAAAATCGCGGCGACGAATTTGGAACTGGCGGTATCCTGCTGGATCGGCGCAAAGGTCGAAGAAGATGGCGCGACCACGGTGCCTGCGCGCACGCTGATTGATTTCGTCAATTCGCTCCCGGGCGAACGGGTGGATATGTCGCTCAACGTGCGGACGCAAACGTTACATATCAAGTGCGCGCGCTACGATGCGAACATCAAGGGCATTGACGCCGCCGAGTTCCCCATCATCCCCACCATTGGCGATGGCAAAAAGATCGAACTCGAACCCGACACGCTGCGCGAAATGATCGAGCAGGTCACGTTCGCCGCCGCCACCGACGAATCGCGCCCGGTGTTGACCGGCGTCCTCACCAAATTTGAAAACGATCGCGCGACCTTCGCCGCGGCAGATGGCTTTCGTTTATCGGTGCGCTCCGCCGCGTTGAGCAAACCGGTCGAACAGCCCGTCAGCGTGATCGTCCCGGCAAAAGCTCTGCAAGAAGTGGGACGCGTCAGCGGCGATCAAGACGAACCGATCGTCATCGCAGTGACGGAAAATCAATCGCAGGCGCTCTTTCATCTCACGAACATCGAGATCGTGTCGCAACTCGTCGAAGGAGTCTTTCCCGATTTCACGCGGATCATTCCCGACAAATCCACGACACGCACTACGGTCTCGACGGCGGAATGGCAAAGCGCGGTCAAAGCATCGTCGGTGTTCGCGCGCGAGGCGATGAATACGATCCGCTTGCAAATCGCGTCGGGCACCGACGGGGGCGTCGGCAAAATGACCATCACCGCGACGAGCGCGGAATCCGGCGACAACCTCGGCGAGATTGACGCGCAAGTGGACGGCGACGCGGTCGAGATCGCGTTCAACGCGCGCTATTTGAGCGATGTGCTGGGCGTGCTGCATTCGGCGCAAGTCGCGTTAGAAACGGCTGGCTCATCCAGTCCTGGCGTCATCCGCGCCGTCGGACGCGATGACTTTACGCATGTTATCATGCCGATGCACATCAACAAGTGA
- a CDS encoding NTP transferase domain-containing protein — MQAVVMAGGEGSRLRPLTLHRPKPMVPLVNRPVMGHIIELLKWHKITDIVATLQYRADDIRDYFGDGSHLGATINYSVETHPLGTAGSVKLAEKFLTRDEPFIIISGDAVTDINLGEIVAFHKRMGAAATLTLYHVPNPLEYGVIMVDANGRIERFLEKPSWGDVISDTVNTGIYVISPDVLDEIEPGTPCDFGRDVFPLLMKKGAPLYGYIADGYWCDIGTIAEYARATGDLLSGKVKLGETGKHIGGGIYIEDDVQIAPDAQLFGPIFLGEGTRIKGGVVIHGPTAIRPYTVVDNRSHIERSIIWRNTYIGEGVELRGAMIGRQCSLKSRAVVFEGAVIGDECTIGEGAVVHPNVKLWPNKQVEAGATVKSSIIWGAQARRSLFGRYGVTGLVNVDITPEFAARLSAAFGATLPKGARVIINRDMNRGARMVKRAMVSGLPSAGITVQDVDSVPIPVARYYTAVTGAAGGVHVRVSPYDQRTVDIRFLEKDGQNLNKTTERSIENIFFREDFRRVAFDELGIIEEINGAAESRYIEDALQVVEADVIRDAHFTLVVDYANAPTSLVLPAILNELGCTVIAINERVEESKMSVSSEEFQRGIDQLTSITSAMKADLGVRLDVAGERVWMVDGAGRKLSGTTTAAAFMELTLRTQPGAVAVMANQPMIFEQIAERHGAHVRRVKIDPQAMMSAAASNDLVLALSGAGEFIVPAFHRLVDAMFPVVKLLEYLAAQKTTLADVVNALPPYHVVVKRVACPWDQKGTLMRMLSEQYKDRITDQVDGLRIQLDEREWALVVPEADAPMFYIFAEGTSDENAAMLVDRYVRVVEGLRG; from the coding sequence ATGCAAGCCGTTGTGATGGCAGGTGGCGAAGGTTCGCGCCTGCGTCCATTGACGCTTCACCGCCCCAAACCGATGGTGCCCCTGGTCAATCGTCCTGTGATGGGGCACATCATCGAATTGCTCAAATGGCACAAGATCACCGACATTGTGGCGACGCTCCAGTATCGCGCGGACGACATTCGCGATTATTTTGGCGACGGTTCGCATCTCGGCGCGACGATCAATTACTCGGTCGAGACGCATCCGCTCGGCACGGCTGGCTCGGTGAAACTCGCGGAAAAATTTCTGACGCGCGACGAGCCGTTTATCATCATCAGCGGTGATGCGGTGACCGATATCAACCTTGGTGAGATTGTCGCGTTTCACAAACGTATGGGCGCGGCGGCGACGCTCACGCTGTACCACGTTCCGAATCCACTCGAGTACGGCGTCATCATGGTGGACGCGAACGGACGCATCGAACGCTTTCTCGAAAAACCGTCGTGGGGCGATGTGATTTCGGACACGGTCAACACCGGCATTTACGTGATTTCGCCCGACGTGCTCGACGAGATCGAGCCGGGCACGCCGTGCGATTTCGGCAGAGACGTGTTTCCGCTCTTGATGAAAAAAGGCGCGCCGCTGTACGGTTACATCGCGGACGGGTATTGGTGTGACATCGGCACCATTGCCGAGTACGCGCGCGCGACCGGCGATTTACTGAGCGGCAAAGTAAAACTGGGCGAAACCGGCAAACACATCGGCGGCGGCATTTACATCGAGGACGATGTGCAGATCGCGCCGGACGCGCAACTGTTCGGACCGATTTTCCTGGGTGAAGGGACGCGGATCAAGGGCGGCGTCGTGATTCACGGTCCGACCGCGATTCGCCCGTACACCGTGGTGGACAATCGCTCGCATATCGAACGCAGTATCATTTGGCGCAACACGTACATTGGCGAAGGCGTGGAATTGCGAGGCGCGATGATCGGTCGGCAGTGCAGTTTGAAATCGCGCGCGGTTGTGTTTGAAGGCGCGGTGATCGGCGATGAGTGTACGATTGGCGAAGGCGCGGTCGTGCATCCCAACGTCAAACTGTGGCCCAACAAACAGGTCGAAGCCGGCGCGACGGTGAAATCTTCGATCATTTGGGGCGCGCAAGCGCGTCGGTCGTTGTTCGGACGATACGGCGTGACCGGGTTGGTGAATGTGGACATTACGCCGGAATTCGCCGCGCGTCTCTCCGCTGCATTTGGCGCGACCTTGCCCAAAGGCGCGCGCGTCATCATCAATCGCGATATGAATCGCGGCGCGCGCATGGTCAAACGCGCGATGGTGAGCGGTCTGCCCTCCGCCGGCATCACCGTGCAAGACGTGGATTCCGTCCCGATCCCGGTCGCGCGCTATTACACGGCGGTCACCGGCGCGGCGGGCGGCGTGCACGTGCGCGTCTCGCCGTACGATCAGCGCACCGTGGATATTCGCTTTCTCGAAAAAGATGGACAGAACCTCAACAAGACCACGGAACGCAGTATCGAAAACATTTTCTTCCGCGAAGATTTTCGCCGGGTTGCCTTCGACGAATTGGGTATTATCGAAGAGATCAACGGCGCGGCGGAAAGTCGTTACATCGAGGACGCGCTGCAAGTGGTTGAGGCGGACGTGATTCGTGACGCGCATTTTACGCTCGTCGTGGATTATGCGAACGCGCCGACCTCGCTCGTGTTGCCGGCGATTTTGAACGAACTGGGTTGCACGGTCATCGCGATCAACGAACGCGTGGAAGAATCCAAGATGTCCGTTTCGTCCGAGGAGTTCCAGCGCGGCATTGACCAACTCACTTCGATCACGTCGGCGATGAAAGCCGACCTGGGTGTGCGGCTCGATGTGGCGGGCGAACGCGTGTGGATGGTGGACGGCGCGGGGCGCAAACTTTCCGGCACGACGACCGCGGCGGCATTTATGGAACTGACTCTGCGGACGCAACCCGGCGCGGTTGCCGTGATGGCGAACCAACCGATGATCTTCGAGCAGATCGCGGAACGGCACGGCGCGCACGTGCGGCGCGTCAAGATTGATCCGCAAGCGATGATGTCCGCCGCCGCGTCGAACGACTTGGTGCTGGCGTTGAGCGGCGCGGGCGAATTCATCGTCCCCGCGTTCCATCGCTTGGTGGACGCGATGTTTCCGGTCGTCAAGTTGCTCGAATACCTCGCCGCGCAAAAAACGACGCTTGCCGATGTGGTCAACGCGCTGCCGCCGTACCACGTGGTCGTAAAACGCGTCGCGTGCCCCTGGGATCAAAAAGGCACGTTGATGCGGATGTTGAGCGAGCAGTACAAAGATCGCATCACCGATCAAGTGGACGGTTTGCGGATTCAATTGGATGAACGCGAGTGGGCGTTGGTCGTGCCCGAAGCGGACGCGCCGATGTTTTACATTTTCGCCGAAGGCACCTCGGACGAAAACGCGGCGATGCTCGTAGATCGGTACGTGCGCGTGGTCGAGGGCTTGCGCGGATAA